The sequence tcaagcctatggggaaaccaagtacaaaaggaaatcttacaagttttggacagaaccaaggccttgcatggtcctcggactcaagcctatggggaaaccaagtacaaaagggaaatcctacaagttttggacagaaccaaggccttgcatggtcctcggactcaagcctatggggaaaccaagtacaaaagggaaatcctacaagttttggacagaaccaaggccttgcatgatcctcggactcaagcctatggggaaaccaagtacaaaaggaaatcttacaagttttggacagaaccaaggccttgcatggtcctcggactcaagcctatggggaaaccaagtacaaaagggaaatcctacaagttttggacagaaccaaggccttgcatggtccttggactcaagcctatggggaaaccaagtacaaaagggaAATCCtacaagttttgggcagaaccaaggccttgcatggtcctcggactcaagcctatggggaaaccaagtacaaaaaataaaccttacaagttttgggcagaaccaaggccttgcatggtcctcggactcaagcctatggggaaaccaagtacaaaaaataaaccttgcaagttttgggcagaaccaaggccttgcatggtcctcggactcaagcctatggggaaaccaagtacaaaaaataaaccttacaagttttgggcagaaccaaggccttgcatggtcctcggactcaagcaaGTACTATGGGGCAGAACCAAggtgcatggtcctcggactcaagcctatggggaaaccaagtacaaaaaaaacgctacaagttttggacagaaccaaggccttgcatggtcctcggactcaagcctatggggaaaccaagtacaaaaaataaaccctacaagttttggacagaaccaaggccttgcatggtccttggactcaagcctatggggaaaccaaatacaaaaaataaaccttacaagttttggacagaaccaaggccttgcatggtcctcggactcaagcctatggggaaaccaaatacaaaaaataaaccttacaagttttggacagaaccaaggccttgcctggtcctcggactcaagcctatggggaaaccaactgctcggatagggaaagtcctcggctcaaatactgtaaaatgttaaggccaagaAGAGTGTTACGATAATGGCGGGACGCTCCGCTATTCGgcagcctaagggggctgttcatttttgcagGTGATATGCCTTCGAATAATTACTCCCTACACAACGTAgaacatccagttctaatctcggcttTGTTTTGGGTAAGTATCGCTATCTACAGGTACGCATTGCTATGTTAAACAATTCTATTAACgttatggtgacatctttttattagcagGTATTTTGGCTTTAGttatcattgattcaaatgatatattattgtgccgagcagcgcttgcaaatttgtaaaaacatagacagaacatgcgaagtaaaataacaacttttattaatatgaaaaattgttacaatgtacaaaaaggggctcaaacaagcctacacaaaaggtgagctgccgaGGCAACACTGACATTCGCAGTACAGATAAATAAACAGCtaggtgtcttttaaactcgtcttcaaagtctctccaatctctgcctcagtattgctcatatcgaaagaagaaccttctttggaaaaagatgaaggagaaggaagaagaatttgaaggagaaggaagaagaagatggaggagatgaatgaagaagatggaggacatgagtaagagaaggaggagaagaagaggggaagagatgaaaagaaagagagaggagcaaaagagggaaaaggacaGCACCAGGACGGagctggtgctgggaagactaagagaggaaggcggaggagggcaccagtgaacgaagaaaggaagaagcagaggcacttggcccctgcctcagtcctgactcctaccacactggtgccatgttaggtacgctcgtgaggagccgggtggtgctgatagtgggtgttctcgactcagtcacgacgaaagtttgacgtgacgagcccctgcttcggattttggctgaaagggaGGTGGGgcaaatcttaagtctccgccatccttgtcctgaccgagccatttcgagctttattagaacatggtgttttgaggaggggtatggttccttcatcactcaTTATGGTAAACGTATTCTGATGTGGGGAATAACAATTGGGTTAAGGGAACGCTAAGGGAGGTtgagggtttcagatctcagaaagatGGAAGGgtgtctgcacgaaagtgatggcttcctacttgccttcttataggaagggcaaaacggaaggtattaaattcattcaggtttccaaaagaatctgaagaataaagatgtgtccgttccacttccccacctcatcagatgagccgccggacgtaaaggagcctcgtgaagggaagtcattaaaggcgcgtctTGGACAGCCCAACGGCAGGAGCGGTCATGAGCAAATTAAAGGGAATACCTTGTAAACCGGTGAgtttcctggacaggtggaaaaccgcccaCATTAATGCAGGGCTGAATTAAATAAGCCCTACTAAAAGCCTgggtttaccaaaaccctcccttCCAACCAAGAAGtcggatagcagggttttgaggggctattgtggggcccaataatttatgggccaggcccacttgctcatggggagtccagaggcccaagccgaaaaaggtgATGGCCCGAGCTCATAAATATAAGGCAAAAATGGCCCGGAGACGCAGCCGAgaacagtctagtcctcggcagacccaaagctccattgagaagaggggtaaaaaagagatataggaacaaatttgtaaggagatctaaaataccttgggggaagttatccttactacccttcccagataagactttGCACCTGACACAGCcatattcttcagctttatcaaccatcccccacaattctgggattggactgatgacagccttgtaaaggttgaccctacacgtagacgaaggacagcgaacgcaggctggtataaaagaagaagtaagtgaatctggtAGGGAGGGGATCCCaccccacctccaaaaaagggagacgaCATGGGTGAGAAcacctcaacaacacctgaCTCCATCGAAAAAGCccatcgttgggtaaccggggtaagaccttagtggtcctcggaccaagtccgaggagtcccatctcATGGAGTGcgatgccgtagggcttaaatgttcaagcctaACCcctttttctacatgaattcctctaaaaccaagaccagacatcgccccgtgaccaacggctagtttttcaagcccattctctacaaatcatattgtgagggatctttcatgtgcgagcccaacatcattattgggccgcaagagaactgtgtccttacaactacattttaggattaaaattgAGCCTTTTAccgtgaaagaaaaaaaaatgttagttgctaaattttaaatataaaagctcttttaactttttgttatggatgtaTAGTACATGgataaattttaggattaaaacacaaacattttaggattaaataCAACATGATATCTGtcctaaataaaataacaacagcAACAccactaaaaaggaaaaaacatggATGCACATCTGAGCCTTTCCTTaaccaaaaaaactaaaacaacaaaaatttgagcCTTTTAccgtaaaagaaaaaaaaatggtagttgCTAAATTGTAAATCTAAgctatttttaactttttgttatggaTATTTAGTacatggctaaattttaggattaaatacTACTCGATAAccattaaaaaggaaaaaaaaatgtggatgcACATCTAGAGCCTTtccttaaccaaaaaaaaactataacaattttttttttggagtctTTTACCATTAGGCcttgtttgggaggagggaataaaatggaatgaaaaagaatgaaaagattaattttagaatattcgtccttcccttatttgggagttttaatggaagGAATGGAAAGTTAATTctcttgtttgagagtttaagtgggGGGCAATGGAATAGGTAGAAGGGAACACttattcctctctattccctttaaacctcaaattttcatttttcctgaAATTGGGAgaaatgggagggaatgaaattagatttaatgattcttttactaaaactcctaaaatactcctatatattcaaccatttattttaaaataggggtctaattgtaatattatcataaaatgatttcattccattccttccatgtactcccaaacaagattatttacattccattcattttcattcatttccattcctttattttaaaacatccaattaTGGTTACTTAATTCTATTCCATTCAATTCTTTTCTattcatttcccttacttaaatacattcaatttgatttcattccattccattctcttatgatcatttcattccattctcttatgaactcccaaacgaagcttaaaaaaaaatgttggttgctaaattttaaatataagcactttttaactttttgttatggGTATGTAGTACATGGctaaatttttggattaaaacgtactacattttaggattaaataCAACTTGATAACTGTCATAAATAAAACTAGCCTtagattcttatattttttttggggaaaaagttaataatttgtatgTATTGTAATTTGgaattacaacattttttaatcacaacaaaaaaacctaaggtgtaatgaaaaattatttcacataCAAACACATAGTACTCATCACActcttaggttttttttgttgtgattgGGAAATGTTGTAAcctcaaattataatatatgcaaattattaattttttcacaaaaaatagaaGACCCTCTCGCATGCTTAGAAGCTAGTATTATTTCAATAGGTAATGtgttaaagtaaaaaaaatgcgATATATGGTATATTGTTAAGTGagatgttaaaataaataaaatagttattttgAGGGCtgaaagttaaattttttagcaccattgatgtgaatgctcttagattATAGAGTATAGTATAGTCTATATAGATCCCATCGAGCTAGATAAATATAAACCAATAATTCTAGagacacaaaaatttcacaactatTGATATAATAAATTGTTAGTAGGTAATGTtcttagatgaaaaccaataaaaacttttgaattcaacttgtaaaaaattttgaatgtttaGTATTAATTTTCTATTGGTCTCTTAAAATTAGTATTTTGCAATTTTGGATAGTAATTGCCTGtaaatttaaaatgtgaaagAGTTTTAGTGGGAAAAAGTAGATAGTCTAGCCTTCAACAATGCAtggtttttaaataaaacttgaTCATAAacatcaaaaaatcaaatttacgGCTTTTATGGTTATGGCAGCCCAGATCAATTTTGCAGATTATAATTtatatccatatatatattagttttttttttttttttggtaaaccatATATATTAGTTATTAACTTCTTATTACCATAGAATTTGCTGCTTTGTTCCATCTAACTTTTTAAGAAGTTAGgtgtaacaaaaattaaataaaggtTGGTGGAACTGTAGATGCAagtgattcttaaaaaaaataaaaaacacttagTTTAGGTTTAATGCTTCTAGTACATCATCTTAATGATAAGTATTCGgttactttttctttatgatCATGTGAATCACCATGAATTATGATGATCATGTGGGTGGccaattatttttgataataaagaattgAACATCTATATCATCAGTTACATTTGTGAACGCAAGTTGCCGAAAATTAATAGCAACAACAATCTTTCCCTACATAATGATAAACTGTTTTGAGCCGGTGCAGTCAtgagtagatttttttttttttttttttttttccaaaaaaattgtattttttaactttttgaattcaTGATTATTCATTATTGTCACGGGTGTGAATACAAGaagttgtatttatttatttatttttgtaagaagaagaagttagtATTTCCTAATATTTGTTTTCCCTTTCATCAATTAatttaccttcttctttttcacataattttattgtttttaataactATTGCAATTCATGTTCACATGTGATGATTGTTTATGAGTATTCGACTTTATAAATCAATACtaacataataaatttattaatcatgTCAAAATTACTCTACCTCTACACAACGTGTTTATTAAATAGGTTGACACGACATGTTTAACACACAACCTGATTAATAAACAAATTGTGTTAGGATTGATATGACTTTGCATGAGCACTATAACTAGAAGCATAAATATTCTACCAAGACAAGAATCAATGtgtatagaattttttttttttttcacaatttgttgTGTTAGCAAGTTGTTGtgaatgataaaaataaaaataaaaataaattagaaagaGGTGTCATTGATAGATTCCTCTAAAAACAACCATCCACCAACCATAAATTACCATCTGGGTAGgcatttatattattattgtgaagTAAGTTTTCACAGCAAATTTGATTCTTACGTAGATTTCTTCATGTGTTAACACAATAACAGCAGCCAACAAAGCCTGAGCCTAACAAACAGGAAACAGCAGAAGGTCGCTTGGCTTttcctttaattatttttttccccattcttctttgctttctctttcaCTCACGGGCTGTGCTTTTCTTTGTCCCCCACATAATATGGCTTTTACCATGTTGAGTGCCCATGTGGGAATCTTTGGTCCTTCCGTTTTATTTTAAAGCAGGAAAGAAAAATATCAGTATCACCTCTTTTTCCAGTTTCTTCTATTATCTACAAAACTTCCCACTTCAACTGCAAGTATGGCCGAACCTCTAGTTTCTGCTATCTTGGATCAGTTTGTTTCAATTGCTGCTCGGGAGGCGGAACAAGAGATAAGATTGGTAGTTGGTGttaaaaaagaagtcaaaaagCTTGAACGCAATCTCAAAACCATCCATGCAGTGCTTGAGGATGCTGAGAAAAGACAACTGACAGAAACAGCTGTGAAGGTTTGGTTACAAAAGCTCAAAGACGTATCCTACGAGATGGATAATATGCTGGACGAGTGGAACACTGCGTTGATCCAATCAGAAATCgagaaagaagaagcaaaatctGAAAACTCCCTTACTGTAGAGAAGAAGGTACGCTCGCTCATCCCCTCGTCTTCATGTTGTTTCCGTCCAGTTAAAAAACTTTGTTTGCGTCACGATATTGctcacaaaataaaagaactgAGTGGAAACTTAGATGAGCTTCTTAAAGAGAGAGTCGGTTTCGGGTTTGAGTTGAATAGGGATACTGAAGTAGTTGCTCGACCAAAAACTACCTCCCTTGTTGATGTGTCTAAAATATGTGGTCGTGATGAGGAAAGGAATGAGCTAGTGAACAAACTCTTGGGCAGGGGTTGCCAAGAAGAAAAGAGCCCCCATGTCATCTCCTTAATAGGCATGGGTGGTATGGGAAAAACAACTCTTGCCCAACTAGCCTACAATAATGTTGATGTGCAGGCCCATTTTGAAAAACTAATATGGGTATGTGTTTCTGATCCTTTTGATCAGATTAGGGTTGCCAAAGCAATCATTGAATCTATTGTAGGTCAATCCCTTGACATTACTGAATTGCAAAATCTAGTAAATAGAATTTGTGATTTGATAAGGGGAAAGaagttttttcttgttttagatGACGTGTGGtctgaaaaacccaatgattgggaGCCATTCGAACTTGCACTCAAATGTGGCGCTCAAGGTAGTAGAATTTTGATCACCACTCGTAAGGAGGGAGTTGCAAAGGTGGTAAATAGTGCATATACCATCAATTTACATGTATTATCTGATGAAGACAGCTGGTTGATATGCAGTCAAATGGCATCTGTTGACAAAGACGATGAGCAACTAGGAGAACTTGGTCGAGAACTAGCAAAAAAGTGTAAGGGCTTGCCACTAGCTACAAAGATTCTAGGGAGTGTCATGGGCAGGCAAAGAAGTAGGCAAAAATGGAAGACTATTTTGGACAGTAATTTATGGGAATTAGAAGATGTTCAAAATGGTGTTTTAGGACcattattatttagttataatgAATTGCCGTCACCAACAAAACAATGCTTCTTGTATTGTGCTAACTTTCCAAAGGATTATCTCTTTTCTAGAAATGAGTTGGTCTACCAATGGATGGCACAAGGATATTCTGGTTCAAAATCTAATATGGAGGATATGGGAGAaaggtattttgaaaaattagttATGCACTCCTTCTTCCAAGATTTTGAGAAAGAcaacaatgatgatgataagATAATAAGATGCAAAATGCATGATATGGTGCATGACTTTGCCTTATCAATGACAACAAATGAATGCTTCACAATTGATATTGACAAAGTGTTGGAGATAGATTGGAAAAGTGCTTGCCATTTGACATTAGAATTGAATGAGGAAACACAATTTCCAGTATCTATCTATAATGCAAAAAATCTACGGACTCTTTTTCTACGAACTCCTCCTTATCTTAGAAGAATGGTCTTCCCATCTGATTTATTCCAGCATTTGACATGCCTCCGGTCATTGAATCTGGAAGAAACTTACTTCAAGAAAGTTCCAAATGAAGTGGAAAAATTGAAACATTTAAGATTGCTTAATTTATCAAATTGTTCTAATATTACAGAATTACCTGAAACTTTGtgtaatttatgtaatttacaAACTTTGGATATTAGTGGTTGTGGTGAAATTAAGAAATTACCCCAAGGAACGGgtaaactaattaaattaagacatCTTATTGGAAGTTATTTGACCAAACCCTTTCCAAAAGGGATTGGGAGATTGAGTTCTCTTAGAACATTAGAGAAATTCATAATAGGTGGTATAAACAATATTGGGGAATGTAAACTTGGAGAGTTGAAGAATCTAGTCCACCTTAAAGGGTCTCTTGAGATAGGAGGCCTGGAAAACGTAACAGATGTACAAGAGGCTGAAAATGCACAACTAAAAAATAAGATACACCTCCGTAAGTTGAGATTACATTTTGGTGAGGAAGCTGAGAATAGAAGAGGGGAGAATGATGAATTAGTTCTTAATGCGTTGGAGCCACATCCAGAGTTGGAGAGTTTATGGATTTATGGGTACGGGGGTACAGGGTATCCTAATTGGGTGATGTCTTTGACCATT is a genomic window of Quercus lobata isolate SW786 chromosome 2, ValleyOak3.0 Primary Assembly, whole genome shotgun sequence containing:
- the LOC115975916 gene encoding putative disease resistance protein RGA3 isoform X1, coding for MAEPLVSAILDQFVSIAAREAEQEIRLVVGVKKEVKKLERNLKTIHAVLEDAEKRQLTETAVKVWLQKLKDVSYEMDNMLDEWNTALIQSEIEKEEAKSENSLTVEKKVRSLIPSSSCCFRPVKKLCLRHDIAHKIKELSGNLDELLKERVGFGFELNRDTEVVARPKTTSLVDVSKICGRDEERNELVNKLLGRGCQEEKSPHVISLIGMGGMGKTTLAQLAYNNVDVQAHFEKLIWVCVSDPFDQIRVAKAIIESIVGQSLDITELQNLVNRICDLIRGKKFFLVLDDVWSEKPNDWEPFELALKCGAQGSRILITTRKEGVAKVVNSAYTINLHVLSDEDSWLICSQMASVDKDDEQLGELGRELAKKCKGLPLATKILGSVMGRQRSRQKWKTILDSNLWELEDVQNGVLGPLLFSYNELPSPTKQCFLYCANFPKDYLFSRNELVYQWMAQGYSGSKSNMEDMGERYFEKLVMHSFFQDFEKDNNDDDKIIRCKMHDMVHDFALSMTTNECFTIDIDKVLEIDWKSACHLTLELNEETQFPVSIYNAKNLRTLFLRTPPYLRRMVFPSDLFQHLTCLRSLNLEETYFKKVPNEVEKLKHLRLLNLSNCSNITELPETLCNLCNLQTLDISGCGEIKKLPQGTGKLIKLRHLIGSYLTKPFPKGIGRLSSLRTLEKFIIGGINNIGECKLGELKNLVHLKGSLEIGGLENVTDVQEAENAQLKNKIHLRKLRLHFGEEAENRRGENDELVLNALEPHPELESLWIYGYGGTGYPNWVMSLTILKKLELHWWDNLEQLPPLGKLRFLESLVIEGAKSMKKVGVEFLGIESNRKKDEEMGSTSTSSLILFPNLKSLFFYRLEEWEEWDGMGESGVSESVLIMPRLQDLCIDSCPKLNSLPNFLEKTSLEKLTVDCQISNWMTLATLSGLKTLCLLDIDVEHWPPLGKLLLLESLEISAPISIYCAHRVKKVGVEFLGIEEEFNNNKKIDDEKGSTSSSSSSSLVLFPNLKSLSFYHLKEWEEWDGIGGTLREEEAQESGVTITIMPRLQELRISRCPKLKSLPDFLPTTPLKTLHILRSPILSECCKTEIGDQWPKISHIPNISIYG